The region GCTGTACGTACGTCCTCTAAGTCCGATCAGTTAATTACAGTTAGTTATTACTACACAACAGCAGTTGAAAATGTTTTGAGTCGACAAATTTAAAAACCGTTATCTAAGCTAGTACTCACTCTAACATTAAAATCCCCTCccccactctctctctctctctctcttcttaaACATTGGAGTTTTCCTTTAACTACCCCCATTGTTTACCACGTGGGTTCCAGAGAAATTTACCTCTCAGTCACAGAGTAAAAAATTCCACACTCTGGGCGCATTTTAGCAGCCCCCCCACCCCGCCAAACCACCAAACACCAGGGCCCCACTACTAAAATACGCCATGTAGCATTATGGTAGTAGTATATTCAGAGCGCCCCCCCTCCCCCGCTCTCACCCCTTCTTGTTTTCtgggaattttttattttgaatataaaattaaaaaaaaagggtctTGAAATTTCGAAGAGGAGCTGAAAATAGAAAGCCCCATTGACACAAGCCtgctatatatacatacatattgcACAACTGCGCAAACGCATATTTTACACCGAGTGGGAGGTGAAACTGTGtgctttttttgttttttgaggaAGAAGTCTGTGTCCAAGCATCTCTGATTCACATAGTGTTCATTTGTTATGTGTTACATATCCGGGGACTCTATTTATTAGGCAAAGGTTTagtctttttccttcttttccaCCCTCTTCGCGTTTGTTTCTTCAGGTTGTGTTTTATTAAGAGAATCAAGAGCGCAACAGTCAAAGTTTTCTCAAGAGTTTTAATGGGTATGATTCATCTTCTGCTCTTTATGACTAGTTGTgaactttttgtttcttcatctGGTCTATTCATttgtattttcctttttaattgtTTGGAGTAAATTTTCTTGGCGAGTTTCtggtcatttttctttattcccCTTTCACCCGTTTACATTCTTGGTGCTGTTCGTTgattatcttcttcttcttttttctttttattgtctTGGGATTTGGTAGGTATATGTGTActttgtgtgtatgtgtgtgaatTTTCCTCATAAAGTTTCTTTGTTTCCAGCCTGTAATTTGCTATGATAACCGTGCTTGTTTTTCACACCTTCttatgtgtgtgtttctttttggtacggtgtgtgtgtgtgtgtgtgttaaaaCTTGTTGTTGATGGGATATGCTGGCACAGTAGCAGAGAGAGAGCCCCACCAGGCCACCCCACATACAGAGAAGAAGGGAAACAAGCAACTTTTTAGGTGGCTAAAAAGCTTTGTTAATTGGCTGGCCTTCTTGATATTCTAAGGATCGTTCGAGATTTCTAGTCCCTCCCAAATCTAATGATTTTCTATCTatcacttttcttttcattttgattgTTTTACAAGTATCCTCTTTGTGATTGGTACTGGTGATTCTATATATGCATTTGGAagttttttctgttttctttgttggaataaagagagaaTCAAATATTAACCGTGTCTCAACTCCAATTCTGTTTCAGAGGCTTCAGTGAGTTTTTCACAGAACATGGACGATGAATATGAGAAGTTGATTAGGAGGATGAACCCTCCCAGGTATATTTCTTTCTGTTATTCGTCTGTACAGAAATCACTTGACTTGGATCCAATTTACTCCTGTTTCTTGGCATTTTCATGATAATAACTTCAATTGCCTATTGCCAGAGTTGTGATCGATAATGAATCTTGCAAAAATGCGACTGTCATTCAGGTAAGTCTTGATTTATCTCTTTTCCTTTGTTCTTGATTTCTATCTAgacttggttttttttttttttatttacattttttgggGGGCCAATTCCAATAAATTGTGATTATATTCCTCTTTTGATGCAGGTGGACAGTGCTAACAAACAAGGAATTCTTCTGGAAGTCGTTCAAGTCCTTACCGATCTCAATCTTATGATAACCAAAGCTTATATTTGCTCTGATGGAGGATGGTTCATGGATGGTAACCAcatttaccttttcttttcactGTCAGAAGCACTATCCTTTGAGTGTCTACAAAGTGTATCTTCCTTTTTTAGTTAGATGGAGTAAAATATAGTCTTTAACCTGTTTCTTTTTGCACTAGTTTTCAATGTGACGGACCATGACGGAAACAAGATAACCGATGAGGGGATTCTGGATTATATTCAGAAGGTGAGTTGTGTTAATTGTGACAATTTTGTCAACTTTCTTGCGGCATTTATGGCAACCCAAATTTGATACCTTGATTTCGTTTTCAGTCACTTGGTCCAGATTCTTGCTTTGCATCTTCCATGAGAAGATCCGTTGGAGTGACATCTGGGATGGACCACACATCAATTGAGTTAATCGGAAGTGATAGGCCGGGTCTACTTTCCGAAGTGAGTGCCGTTCTCACCCACCTTAAATGCAATGTGGTGAATGCTGAGGTGTGGACCCATAACACCAGAGCAGCAGCTGTAATGCAAGTGACCGACGAAGAAAATGGGGGTGCAATTACTGATCCTGAAAGGCTGGCCATGGTTAAGCGCCTTCTGTGCAATGTGCTTAAGGGTAGCAACAAATCCAGGGAAGCAAAGACAGTGGTCTCTGTTGGGGCCACTCACACTGAGAGAAGGCTTCACcaaatgatgtttgatgaCCGAGACTATGAACGGATGGGCAATGATTCTGCAGATGAGAAAGAAAGACCTAATGTGAATGTTGTTAATTGGCACGACAAAGACTACTCGGTGGTCACAATCAGGTGCAAAGACAGGCCGAAACTTCTGTTTGATATAGTCTGCACTTTGACAGACATGCAATATGTGGTTTTCCATGGAAATGTCGATGCTGAGGGGCCAGAAGCTTATCAGGTACATAGTCTTCAACATCCTAATGAATATCGTAAGcattatgtttgatttttttgggcCAAATAGCTCTTTTACGGCTGTACAACATGTTCTAAAAATCTTGCATGTTTGCATTTGAAGGAGTACTGTATAAGGCATATTGATGGCTCCCCGGTGAAATCGGATGCGGAGAGACAAAGGGTGATTCAATGTCTTGAAGCAGCAATACAGAGAAGAGTGTCTGAAGTAAGAACAAAATAACCTCTTATTCACTGTCTAGTGCTTcaaatttcatcattattaATCATGTCTCTCACTCAgaataaacataaattcatTGGAGAGTCGGAAAGGTCAACCTGTTGAATGGCTCattcctttcattttctaacGGCCGATATCTGAATATACAGAAATGATAGACGGTTGATCTTTGCATACTCCTATATGTTTGATTACATGGATTTAAAGCTTGAGGTTTAGCTAGTTTTCTATATCATTCTGTTCCAATGGGTATGCATAAAGAACCTGTTGCTGATAGGAGTCTGTTTGTTTGCTTATAGGTAAATGATTAACTTAGGAAAGTGACATGGAAATGACTATTCTAAAAATTGGATATATTTTCCACGATCCATCTTAAAAAATGgtcctttaaaaaattagtatgcTTGTGTCATCTTGATGCTGACCAACTATAACCAACTGATTCTTGTTTTCAGTTCATATTTCAGCCAATGAATATCTGCCACAGTTGGTCTAACTTATGACATTCCTTCATTTGCTATAGTAAGGGTAGTTTCTTGCATGATTTCTGACTGTTAATTTGCTCCCTTTACCATTAGGGCTTGAAGCTAGAACTGTGCACTTCCGACAGAGTTGGGCTGCTGTCAGACGTAACTAGAATTTTCCGCGAGAATAGCCTAACTGTAACCCGAGCAGAGGTGGCAACAAGAGCTGGCAAAGCTGTTAACACATTTTATGTTCGTGATGCATCAGGGTATCCCGTTGATCCAAAGATTATAGATTCCATCAGGCAAACGATAGGGCAAACCATCCTCCGAGTAAAAGGCAGCCCCGAAGAATCAAATCAAGTCCCACAAGAATCTCCAACCAGGTTCCTCTTCGGTGGCCTCTTTAAGTCCAGATCATTCTGTAATTTTGGCTTGGTTAGGTCCTATTCTTGAAGCAGAAGCTACATTACTTATTTTCCCTGTACATTCCGAACCCCTCCACATTAAGTTAGTACCATAGCTGCATTTCGAGTATTGACATGAGAATGGAAAGCCTTTCATAGCATAATGCCTGTACATATTCCTCGTATGCTTGGCTTTCgtttatttgtttagtaaaaattaaacataggTTGGATTCGTAAAATATAAGATAGTATCCAAGTCATGTAGCTGACATCGATAAAAATTTCCATGTCGAGCTTAAATCGTTTGTACAGAACAAATTCTGCATTATGCTAATCACTAAATGGAATCATCAGTCAGTTTCCTTATATCTATTACTAAATAGCTTCTAATTGTCTCTGCTTGCGAGAATAAGCTAATACCTTAGGATTTTGATAAACAGTAGAGAGGGTAGAATACAGAACTGGATTCAAGTGGGAGTAGAGGTATCAATCTTGACCATTCAGTATTCCCTGTAGTTGGCTGTGGGGTCGGCGGCTTCCAAATCTTTACTCACAACACAACCACAACCTTAATAGTTTGAAGATTTACCAAGACTTGAGGAGCATTATTTCAATTCCAGAAAATGACAAGTGATTAGATTTATTTGGCCGGTGAATCTTTTATTATCCGAATATTTGAATACTTAATGCTTTCGTGCGTGGATTGAATTGCCTAATCACATTGCAGATATGCTTAGCTCATGGAAATTGCTTAGATGTTTCGTACACTCTGCAAATCTGTTGTTGGAAATCTTTTATGCATTCTTTGCCATGAGGGTTCTACCGATGATtggaaaaagataaagaaaccGAAACGagacaaaataattacatactAAAAGACATAGTTGcctaaattttattcattacaAGCCCAATTTGCAAGACCTTAACTCTCTACATATGCTCCAAGAGAGGTAGACTAGAGCAGAAGCTTATTGATTGGATCATATTGGTCACATAGTGTTCAATGTTGATAAGTTGCACTTTCTTTTCACTTTCCCCCTTCCTCTTTTGTATGAGGGGCGTCTTTTCCTTGTATGCAAGTGAAATGGTCCAAATCTTTTGTACAGAAAGGGGCTAAGCCAAATTGGCAAGGAGTGTTATGCTATTTTCTTTGACCAAAACCTGTTGAAAGGGATGCTActattccaaatttaaatgtaaagCAGGCAAAGAAAGGATGTGGAAAGTAGGCTGGCTTGGCTAAAAGGGACTTCTTTACACAGACCAATATTATTCTACCATTCTAGTCAACATCTGCATTATTGCAACTTTATCTTGATTGGTTGGCAGCCAAGATAGTTACGTGGGGTGTTGCCACTTGTCTGGAAGCTATGTGTTGTTGGTGCCACATCAGCATGTGTCCAAATGGATAAACATTTGTAGTTTAATATTTGGGAAAAACAGTAGTTCTTGTATTAGCATTGTGCCACTGTGCAGTATACATAGGAAAATCAAGGAAAAGATACAGTTCCATACAAGGAAATGTTTTTGGTGGATTGTGAAGAAAGTCCGTCTGAGCAACTTCACCCGTTGCTATGTTCCACCAAGAGTACATTATGTGCACTCAGAAATATGTCAAGAAATTTGGATCAGTTGACTGAAAATTTGTACCAAACAAGAAGTATTAAGTAATGATAAGATAGACTGAAGGATCAAACATACTCTCTGCTATTGCTTTGTACTTTTGCATCAGAGGAGGTTATTACAGGAACTAACTGTCTCTAGAGCTGGTGAAAAAGATTTTAAGGGCTGTTTATTGATCCATGCtgccaattttttattcagaATATCTGATTTATTTCAGAACAGTAAGTTGTCTGATAGTGCAGAAATAGTAAGATATGGGAAAATACTTGTCTCTAACgttagaaaaattcaatattggTAAAAGTAGTTTATGCCTGAATTTAGAATTTGTAGGTATTTAAGAAAGAATCTAACCCAGGTAACATACCTCAAAAtaggctaaattttgaattatctcATAAAGTTATTAACGTGGACcgaaaatatgttaaataaaactCAGTGCGAAAATACCGTAACATACTAGCAATAGCCTCATAAAACATGAGgctcaaatgaaaattacaaaaaatatgaagattaAATAAAGTCCGCtggaaattgagaaaattcaaaaattcgCCTCGATAGTGGCTGAAACTATGTAATTTCAAGACGAGCGTATCCTAATGACGACTATGCGCGCAGGCGTAGGTAGATTGTTTTGTaactcataaattaaaattcatagcCATTTGAAGATCTACCATCAAGTCACACAAGCATTACATTTTGGATTTCTATTATTTCAAATGCTCCCAAGATGCATCTAGATCGAATATACCGTTGATTCTTCATACACTATATGAGTTCTAATaaatttcccaaaaaaaaaattgagggtgAAGTTGCACTGCACAGCTTTCATTGCCCATACTTGTTTTCTTGGACTAGTCAATGGTCAATAACTTCAATAAATGCAATTGAAGCACTAACATGACTCATAATTATTGCAGCATCTTGAGGATCTGTGGTCTAAATATAAGGTGCAATTGCATTTTTAAAGGTGATTATAACTATTACAGTAAAATCtctgtaaattaataattttggaatcataaaatgttattaatttagagagatattaatatatcgatacattaatattttattgattaaaagagagactttttaaattcagcaaatttagtacatatgtattgaaataaatgaattcatatatgtttcattgattatattcatgcatcaaccaattctttgtaactaattaaatatattcgtgtataatatcaattattgtatacaattcattattatattcatggacgcatgtatcaattcattagaATTACTTAAACAtacatgtttatattaatttggtgcacttaaataactattgtGGCCaactaaatatattcatgcatgatgaatgaaacatatactatataaatctcaatataaaaataaaataattcataatacccaaccatgtcttctcatctaaaaggcatcaTTCATGAacgatcaaatgcgtaaagcattacagacttcatatttaatatttattattataatattgatcaattattaatttagagttt is a window of Sesamum indicum cultivar Zhongzhi No. 13 unplaced genomic scaffold, S_indicum_v1.0 scaffold00471, whole genome shotgun sequence DNA encoding:
- the LOC105180260 gene encoding ACT domain-containing protein ACR4 isoform X1 is translated as MEASVSFSQNMDDEYEKLIRRMNPPRVVIDNESCKNATVIQVDSANKQGILLEVVQVLTDLNLMITKAYICSDGGWFMDVFNVTDHDGNKITDEGILDYIQKSLGPDSCFASSMRRSVGVTSGMDHTSIELIGSDRPGLLSEVSAVLTHLKCNVVNAEVWTHNTRAAAVMQVTDEENGGAITDPERLAMVKRLLCNVLKGSNKSREAKTVVSVGATHTERRLHQMMFDDRDYERMGNDSADEKERPNVNVVNWHDKDYSVVTIRCKDRPKLLFDIVCTLTDMQYVVFHGNVDAEGPEAYQEYCIRHIDGSPVKSDAERQRVIQCLEAAIQRRVSEGLKLELCTSDRVGLLSDVTRIFRENSLTVTRAEVATRAGKAVNTFYVRDASGYPVDPKIIDSIRQTIGQTILRVKGSPEESNQVPQESPTRFLFGGLFKSRSFCNFGLVRSYS
- the LOC105180260 gene encoding ACT domain-containing protein ACR4 isoform X2, with the protein product MDDEYEKLIRRMNPPRVVIDNESCKNATVIQVDSANKQGILLEVVQVLTDLNLMITKAYICSDGGWFMDVFNVTDHDGNKITDEGILDYIQKSLGPDSCFASSMRRSVGVTSGMDHTSIELIGSDRPGLLSEVSAVLTHLKCNVVNAEVWTHNTRAAAVMQVTDEENGGAITDPERLAMVKRLLCNVLKGSNKSREAKTVVSVGATHTERRLHQMMFDDRDYERMGNDSADEKERPNVNVVNWHDKDYSVVTIRCKDRPKLLFDIVCTLTDMQYVVFHGNVDAEGPEAYQEYCIRHIDGSPVKSDAERQRVIQCLEAAIQRRVSEGLKLELCTSDRVGLLSDVTRIFRENSLTVTRAEVATRAGKAVNTFYVRDASGYPVDPKIIDSIRQTIGQTILRVKGSPEESNQVPQESPTRFLFGGLFKSRSFCNFGLVRSYS